A region of Pyxidicoccus parkwaysis DNA encodes the following proteins:
- a CDS encoding DUF2019 domain-containing protein, producing the protein MTLEELVEEFARHVAAQSDAILRGDARTGNKHAGRYIAAFKKLREAGDAGREALTVLLEHPRMDVRVSAAACLLRYRTADAKAVLMAAASGEGLAAFEAAQVLKNWENGTWGLDPA; encoded by the coding sequence GTGACTCTCGAAGAGCTCGTCGAGGAGTTCGCCCGGCACGTGGCCGCGCAGTCCGATGCCATCCTTCGCGGAGACGCGAGGACCGGCAACAAGCATGCGGGCCGTTACATCGCCGCGTTCAAGAAGCTGCGTGAGGCCGGAGATGCCGGCAGGGAAGCACTGACCGTGCTGCTCGAGCACCCTCGGATGGATGTGCGGGTCAGTGCAGCCGCATGCCTGCTTCGCTACCGCACCGCTGATGCGAAGGCGGTGCTGATGGCCGCCGCCAGCGGAGAGGGCCTCGCCGCGTTCGAGGCCGCGCAGGTGTTGAAGAACTGGGAGAACGGCACCTGGGGCCTGGACCCCGCGTAG
- a CDS encoding LysR family transcriptional regulator encodes MASRDRFESLRTFVEVARAGSIAGAARVLRKVPSAVSRELAALEERLGTELVQRTTRRLQLTAAGERYLGHARGILEALDEAERDLAEQGVPRGTLRVSAPVLFGQHVLVPMVNEFLRENPAVSLELVLEDALVDLVEGGVDVALRIAPRLEPSALVMRKLGVQPYVLCASPAYLREQGTPRRPRELTGHEVLLPQRGPAARPLELRHGGRTQEIRPPKSRFRCNSLPALHEAALAGMGIAALPEYLVAKELESGRLVRVLAPFRPTPRFISAVYLRRTAMPAHVRAFLDFIAVKAAKRFPATED; translated from the coding sequence ATGGCGAGCCGGGACCGCTTCGAGTCGCTGAGGACGTTCGTGGAGGTGGCCCGTGCGGGGAGCATCGCCGGGGCGGCACGGGTGTTACGGAAGGTGCCCTCGGCGGTGAGCCGCGAGCTGGCGGCGCTGGAGGAGCGATTGGGCACGGAGTTGGTGCAGCGCACCACGCGGCGCCTGCAGCTCACGGCGGCGGGCGAGCGCTACCTGGGACACGCGCGAGGCATCCTCGAAGCACTCGACGAGGCGGAGCGGGATTTGGCGGAGCAGGGAGTACCGCGAGGAACGCTGAGGGTGTCAGCGCCGGTGCTCTTCGGGCAGCACGTGCTGGTGCCCATGGTGAACGAGTTCCTCCGAGAGAATCCGGCGGTGAGCCTGGAGTTGGTGCTGGAGGACGCGCTGGTGGATTTGGTGGAGGGAGGCGTGGACGTGGCGCTGCGAATCGCGCCCCGGTTGGAGCCCAGCGCGCTGGTGATGCGGAAGCTGGGCGTGCAGCCCTATGTGCTGTGCGCGAGCCCAGCGTATCTTCGAGAGCAGGGGACGCCGAGGCGGCCGAGAGAGCTGACGGGCCACGAGGTGCTGTTGCCACAGCGAGGCCCTGCGGCACGGCCGTTGGAGTTGAGGCACGGCGGACGCACGCAGGAGATACGGCCGCCGAAGAGCCGCTTCCGGTGCAACAGCCTGCCGGCGCTGCATGAAGCGGCACTCGCGGGAATGGGCATCGCGGCGCTGCCCGAGTACCTCGTGGCGAAGGAGCTGGAGTCAGGGAGGCTGGTGCGGGTGCTGGCGCCGTTCCGTCCCACGCCGCGTTTCATCTCGGCGGTGTACTTGCGCCGCACCGCGATGCCCGCCCACGTGCGTGCGTTCCTCGACTTCATTGCAGTGAAGGCGGCGAAGCGATTCCCGGCGACGGAGGACTGA
- a CDS encoding DoxX family membrane protein, translating to MSPQNHDAFHLTDGQLAHGVLRLVFGTNITVHGLVRVSSPGSFADALVPAFANTPLPEWSVRAFAMGLPFVELAVGLSILLGLRLRVALTLGGAVLASLTFGECLRQEWSAVGLHLSYALAYYVLLSRAADARFTVDGLLRSHQAVRPDSALSATTGRA from the coding sequence TTGAGTCCCCAGAATCACGACGCGTTCCACCTGACGGACGGACAGCTCGCGCACGGCGTGCTGCGCCTGGTGTTCGGCACCAACATCACCGTGCATGGGCTCGTGCGCGTGAGCTCGCCCGGCAGCTTCGCGGATGCGCTGGTGCCCGCCTTCGCCAACACTCCACTGCCTGAGTGGAGCGTGCGCGCCTTCGCCATGGGCCTGCCCTTCGTCGAGCTCGCCGTGGGCCTGAGCATCCTCCTCGGCCTGCGCCTCCGCGTCGCGCTCACCCTCGGCGGTGCTGTCCTCGCGTCCCTCACCTTCGGCGAGTGCCTGCGCCAGGAATGGAGCGCCGTGGGCCTGCACCTCAGCTACGCGCTCGCCTACTACGTCCTGCTCTCCCGCGCGGCCGATGCCCGCTTCACCGTTGATGGCCTGCTGCGCTCACACCAGGCAGTGCGGCCCGACAGCGCCCTCTCCGCCACCACGGGCCGGGCCTGA
- a CDS encoding polysaccharide deacetylase family protein produces the protein MSLSRREFVAQTAVAGAAVAATAAASPSPSAPRSTSKSRKAETWPNGARLAISISLQFEAGAQPEHGASGPFPTIDSHYPDLPTATWYAYGYKEGLPRLLDVFDRQGVKVTSHMVGAAVDLNPGLAREIVQRGHEAAAHGQTWTPQFSMTREEERASYEANIQSILRATGTRPVGFNAFWLRGTPNTLPLLQELGFLYHIDDISRDEPFLIPVNGKPFAVVPYTLGLNDIVLFEERHFSADQFASELKLEFDALLAESATRRRMMSISMHDRIGGRPARARVLEEFIAYAKRQPGVWFARKDELARIALESPLTPREGSLASAARP, from the coding sequence ATGTCCCTGTCCCGCCGTGAGTTCGTCGCCCAGACCGCAGTGGCCGGCGCGGCCGTTGCCGCCACCGCCGCCGCTTCGCCCTCCCCTTCCGCTCCACGCTCCACGTCCAAGTCACGCAAGGCGGAGACGTGGCCGAACGGAGCCCGGCTCGCCATCTCCATCTCCCTGCAGTTCGAGGCCGGCGCCCAGCCCGAGCACGGCGCGAGCGGCCCATTCCCCACCATCGACTCGCACTACCCCGACCTGCCCACCGCCACGTGGTACGCGTATGGCTACAAGGAAGGCCTGCCCCGGCTGCTCGACGTGTTCGACCGGCAGGGCGTGAAAGTGACTTCCCACATGGTCGGCGCCGCGGTGGACCTCAACCCCGGCCTCGCCCGTGAAATCGTCCAGCGAGGCCACGAGGCCGCCGCCCATGGCCAGACATGGACGCCACAGTTCTCCATGACTCGCGAAGAGGAGCGCGCCTCCTACGAGGCCAACATCCAGAGCATCCTCCGCGCCACTGGCACCCGGCCCGTGGGCTTCAATGCCTTCTGGCTGCGCGGCACACCGAACACGCTGCCACTGCTCCAGGAGCTCGGCTTCCTCTACCACATCGACGACATCAGCCGGGACGAGCCCTTCCTCATCCCCGTCAATGGCAAGCCCTTCGCCGTCGTCCCGTACACGCTCGGCCTCAACGACATCGTCCTCTTCGAGGAGCGCCACTTCAGCGCGGACCAGTTCGCCAGTGAATTGAAGCTCGAGTTCGACGCGCTCCTCGCCGAGTCCGCCACGCGCCGCCGCATGATGTCCATCAGCATGCACGACCGCATCGGCGGCAGGCCCGCTCGCGCCCGCGTGCTGGAGGAGTTCATCGCCTATGCGAAGCGCCAGCCCGGGGTCTGGTTCGCCCGCAAGGACGAGCTGGCTCGCATCGCCTTGGAGAGCCCCCTCACCCCGCGTGAGGGCTCACTGGCCAGCGCTGCCCGGCCGTGA
- the nudC gene encoding NAD(+) diphosphatase, whose amino-acid sequence MSTVPHFVPGHEPPARPRDGALLFLARGMDVLVREHEGTASIPTGAAFPELAAEAHYLGALDGQDCYAAAIPESFTPPEGFKKVLGRSLYRRLDDARFAVVGRSISIIEWDTTHRFCGRCGTPTQLVPGERARRCPVDHTPFYPRIAPAIIVLVTRGDTMLLGRNATFPEPMFSTLAGFVDPGETLEECVAREVKEEVGVDVKNIRYFGSQPWPYGRSLMVGFTAEYAGGDITVDSKEIAEAHWFTPDNLPRIPPRISIARQLIDSFVERVKGTRAAS is encoded by the coding sequence GTGAGCACCGTCCCGCACTTCGTCCCCGGCCATGAGCCGCCCGCCCGTCCCCGCGACGGCGCCCTCCTCTTCCTCGCCCGAGGCATGGACGTGCTCGTCCGGGAGCACGAGGGCACCGCCTCCATCCCCACCGGCGCCGCCTTCCCCGAGCTCGCCGCCGAGGCCCACTACCTCGGCGCCCTCGACGGCCAGGACTGCTACGCCGCCGCCATCCCCGAGTCCTTCACCCCGCCCGAGGGCTTCAAGAAGGTGCTCGGCCGCTCCCTCTACCGGCGCCTGGACGACGCCCGCTTCGCCGTGGTGGGCCGCTCCATCTCCATCATCGAGTGGGACACCACCCACCGCTTCTGCGGCCGCTGCGGCACTCCCACCCAGCTCGTCCCCGGTGAGCGCGCCCGCCGCTGCCCGGTGGACCACACGCCCTTCTACCCGCGCATCGCCCCCGCCATCATCGTCCTCGTCACCCGCGGCGACACGATGCTCCTCGGCCGCAACGCCACCTTCCCCGAGCCCATGTTCAGCACGCTCGCCGGCTTCGTGGACCCCGGTGAGACGCTCGAGGAATGCGTCGCCCGCGAGGTGAAGGAAGAGGTCGGCGTCGACGTGAAGAACATCCGCTACTTCGGCTCGCAGCCGTGGCCCTATGGCCGCTCGCTGATGGTGGGATTCACCGCCGAGTACGCCGGAGGCGACATCACCGTGGACTCGAAGGAAATCGCCGAGGCCCACTGGTTCACCCCCGACAACCTCCCCCGCATCCCCCCGCGCATCAGCATCGCCCGCCAGCTCATCGACTCCTTCGTCGAGCGCGTGAAGGGCACCCGGGCCGCGTCCTGA
- a CDS encoding radical SAM protein: MPAARPHIEPRLVPTADSVVVKEIYLSVQGESSHAGLLCAFVRLTGCHLRCTYCDSEFAFHGGKRRKNEDIVAEVKALNTPTVEVTGGEPLLQPGVYPLMQGFLDAGLKVLLETSGAIDVRLVPPAVHKIVDMKTPSSGESSRNDYRNFTSMNANDELKFVIGSREDYEWSKALIAEHGLLRKPFGVLFSTVYDKLHPRQLAEWVIEDRLAVRFQLQMHKYLWDPNARGV, from the coding sequence ATGCCCGCCGCGCGCCCGCACATCGAGCCCCGCCTCGTCCCCACCGCCGACTCCGTGGTGGTGAAGGAGATATACCTCTCCGTCCAGGGCGAGTCCTCCCACGCCGGCCTGCTCTGCGCCTTCGTCCGCCTCACCGGCTGCCACCTGCGCTGCACCTACTGCGACAGCGAGTTCGCCTTCCACGGCGGCAAGCGCAGGAAGAACGAGGACATCGTCGCCGAGGTGAAGGCCCTCAACACCCCCACCGTGGAAGTCACCGGCGGCGAGCCCCTGCTCCAGCCCGGCGTCTACCCGCTGATGCAGGGCTTTCTCGACGCCGGCCTCAAGGTGCTGCTGGAGACGAGCGGCGCCATCGACGTGCGGCTCGTGCCTCCGGCCGTCCACAAAATCGTGGACATGAAGACGCCGTCCTCGGGCGAGTCCTCGCGCAACGACTACCGCAACTTCACGTCGATGAACGCCAACGACGAGCTCAAGTTCGTCATCGGCTCGCGCGAGGACTATGAGTGGTCCAAGGCGCTCATCGCCGAGCACGGCCTCTTGCGAAAGCCCTTCGGCGTCCTCTTCTCCACCGTCTACGACAAGCTCCACCCGCGCCAGCTCGCGGAGTGGGTCATCGAGGACAGGCTCGCCGTGCGCTTCCAGCTCCAGATGCACAAGTACCTCTGGGACCCGAACGCGCGCGGCGTGTGA
- a CDS encoding GIY-YIG nuclease family protein produces MLRCRDGSLYTGATNDVERRVATHGRGRGAAYTRARLPVTLVWSETVGDRGAALRREAAIKRLSRGDKLLLVAASPPRRKPPARRRKTPARRRE; encoded by the coding sequence ATGCTGCGCTGCCGCGACGGCTCGCTGTACACCGGTGCCACCAATGACGTGGAGCGCCGGGTGGCCACCCACGGACGGGGACGCGGCGCCGCGTATACACGCGCCCGTCTCCCCGTCACCCTGGTGTGGAGTGAAACCGTCGGAGACCGGGGCGCGGCCTTGCGCCGCGAGGCCGCCATCAAGCGCCTGTCCCGGGGCGACAAGCTGCTCCTCGTGGCCGCGTCCCCTCCACGCCGAAAGCCGCCCGCCCGCCGCCGCAAGACTCCCGCGCGGCGCCGCGAGTGA
- a CDS encoding CBS domain-containing protein produces the protein MRQNRAFKERLSSFIATVFPTDTLLRALREMERHQVRMLGVVGEGGGLLGLVSEAHILEAWGRDPLAPVSHVMARVKPPPRERTRFRLLKFQLHLPRLRKKRRAAAPGKE, from the coding sequence ATGAGGCAAAACCGGGCTTTCAAGGAAAGGTTGTCCTCCTTCATCGCCACCGTTTTTCCCACAGACACCCTCCTGCGTGCCCTTCGGGAGATGGAGCGGCACCAGGTGCGGATGCTGGGAGTGGTCGGTGAGGGGGGAGGGCTGCTGGGACTGGTGAGTGAGGCGCACATTCTCGAGGCGTGGGGGAGGGACCCCCTCGCGCCGGTGTCGCATGTCATGGCGCGGGTGAAGCCTCCGCCCCGCGAGCGGACGCGCTTCAGGTTGTTGAAGTTTCAGTTGCACCTGCCACGGCTTCGCAAGAAGCGTCGCGCGGCGGCGCCCGGGAAGGAGTGA
- a CDS encoding alpha/beta fold hydrolase, whose amino-acid sequence MADLFSRTMARGKEGLLTLSFRPDELYRVPTDDGAAIALGRYHPRGERRFAEPVILCHGLGANRFHLDFDEQYSMARYLARAGFETWVLELRGRGLAGDCYDFNFDDQAEHDVRTAVRTVLSTGAKEVLWVGHSKGGLTIYAHLAKNPEAPVRAAVALGSPFTFAVQPGLRTFIQKVEPLLKLKFIPTGRVTSIALFGAPPGPLSRYMMLAENMEPDVVRKALANVPANVSGGVGRQFARWISTNRFTSYDGGFDYRESLNRVRIPFLLLAGSKDLLAPPMAVARAKEYLGGPVKFLVAGRAHGFGADYGHADLVLGRRAPDEIFPLVEAFLSAHATRS is encoded by the coding sequence ATGGCGGACCTCTTCTCGCGGACGATGGCCCGCGGAAAGGAGGGGTTGCTGACGCTGAGCTTCCGGCCGGACGAGCTCTACCGCGTGCCCACGGACGACGGCGCCGCCATTGCCCTGGGGCGCTACCACCCGAGAGGAGAGCGCCGCTTCGCGGAGCCCGTCATCCTGTGCCACGGGCTGGGCGCCAACCGCTTCCACCTGGACTTCGACGAGCAGTACAGCATGGCCCGCTACCTCGCCCGGGCGGGCTTCGAGACGTGGGTGCTGGAGCTGCGCGGCCGGGGGCTGGCGGGCGACTGCTACGACTTCAACTTCGATGACCAGGCGGAACATGACGTCCGCACCGCGGTGCGAACCGTCCTGTCCACGGGGGCGAAGGAAGTGCTCTGGGTGGGTCACTCGAAGGGCGGGCTGACCATCTACGCGCACCTGGCCAAGAATCCGGAGGCGCCGGTGCGCGCGGCGGTCGCGCTCGGCAGCCCGTTCACCTTCGCGGTGCAGCCGGGCCTGCGCACCTTCATCCAGAAGGTGGAGCCGCTCTTGAAGCTGAAGTTCATCCCCACCGGGCGGGTGACGAGCATCGCCCTGTTCGGCGCGCCGCCGGGGCCGCTCAGCCGGTACATGATGCTGGCGGAGAACATGGAGCCGGACGTGGTGCGCAAGGCGCTGGCCAACGTGCCCGCCAACGTGTCCGGCGGCGTGGGGCGCCAGTTCGCGCGTTGGATTTCCACCAATCGCTTCACGTCGTACGACGGAGGCTTCGACTACCGCGAGTCCCTGAACCGGGTGCGCATCCCCTTCCTGCTGCTGGCCGGCAGCAAGGATTTGCTCGCGCCGCCCATGGCGGTGGCGCGGGCGAAGGAGTACCTGGGCGGGCCGGTGAAGTTCCTCGTCGCGGGCCGGGCCCACGGCTTCGGGGCGGACTACGGGCACGCCGACCTGGTGCTGGGCCGCCGGGCGCCGGACGAAATCTTCCCCCTGGTGGAGGCGTTCCTCTCCGCGCACGCGACCCGCTCGTGA
- a CDS encoding peptidylprolyl isomerase gives MSAPVRLLTLALLVPAACGRTPQEGHADFDLHHTRQAGGQAVARWSGDAVTAEELSQRFEEMSPALRERYTDARARREYVESVARFELLVRDALARGLQDDPEVVEATKRALVNRLMRAQLEEASVQVTDAELEAAYAARRDDFVRPEAVRLSHVFLAAPRPDAARVADARKRAEALLARAKALPEGDFAGFGTLARENSEEPRTAPLDGDLRFLSDDALAHTYGAEVATAARALTTEGALSGVVQTDAGLHLLKLRARRPALNLTLDDVREELRVRLEGEKRSRAWAAYLARVEKGLSLSVDTEVLAKVPLDVAAPMKKPSGPLPGTVPAP, from the coding sequence ATGTCCGCCCCCGTTCGCCTCCTGACACTCGCCCTGCTGGTGCCCGCCGCGTGCGGCCGGACGCCCCAGGAAGGGCACGCGGACTTCGACCTGCACCACACCCGGCAGGCGGGTGGGCAGGCGGTGGCCCGCTGGAGCGGCGACGCGGTGACGGCGGAGGAGCTCTCCCAGCGCTTCGAGGAGATGAGCCCCGCGCTGCGCGAGCGCTATACCGACGCCCGGGCCCGGCGCGAGTACGTGGAGTCCGTGGCCCGCTTCGAGTTGCTGGTGCGCGACGCGCTCGCCCGCGGCCTCCAGGACGACCCGGAGGTGGTGGAGGCCACCAAGCGTGCGCTGGTGAATCGGCTGATGCGCGCGCAGCTCGAGGAGGCCTCCGTGCAGGTGACGGACGCCGAACTGGAGGCCGCCTACGCCGCGCGCCGCGACGACTTCGTCCGGCCCGAGGCCGTGCGCCTGTCCCACGTCTTCCTGGCCGCGCCTCGCCCGGACGCGGCCCGCGTGGCGGACGCGCGCAAGCGGGCGGAGGCGCTGCTGGCGCGCGCGAAGGCGCTGCCGGAGGGCGACTTCGCCGGCTTCGGGACGCTCGCGCGGGAGAACAGCGAGGAGCCCCGCACGGCGCCGCTGGACGGGGATTTGCGCTTCCTCTCCGACGACGCGCTGGCCCACACGTACGGGGCGGAGGTGGCCACGGCGGCGCGGGCCCTCACCACCGAGGGCGCCCTGAGCGGCGTGGTGCAGACGGACGCGGGCCTGCACCTCTTGAAGCTGCGCGCGCGGCGCCCCGCGCTGAACCTCACCCTGGACGACGTGCGCGAGGAGCTCCGCGTGCGACTGGAGGGCGAGAAGCGCTCCCGCGCCTGGGCCGCGTACCTGGCGCGCGTGGAGAAGGGGCTGTCGCTGTCCGTGGACACGGAGGTGCTCGCGAAGGTGCCGCTCGACGTGGCGGCGCCCATGAAGAAGCCCTCCGGCCCCCTGCCCGGCACGGTGCCCGCCCCATGA
- a CDS encoding peptidylprolyl isomerase has translation MRFHPTRALFVPLALLLGVACHQPPKEGPDATVVASVNGEVLSRADFEQELGRELASTEAPQRTPEEVEPFKRALLDTCIHRMLLLQAAKTNNITVTDDEVDRGVLRLSGDYPAGNFNEVLAQGQLSMAELRAREASRLTIEKLFANHVYSRVAVTEEELRAYYAANETDFNEPEQVHAAQMVVKGLDEARKLQAQLKAGKKFADLARRYSLSADGKVGGDLGFFPRGQMPPAFDEVVFKLPVGQVSDVVSTEYGYHLFRVLERKPARKREFGEVRQLVEARLLEKKRTEAQEAFEKELQEKAQIQVNEATLQAIRGKPAAQAAAK, from the coding sequence ATGCGCTTCCATCCCACCCGTGCGCTCTTCGTCCCACTCGCCCTGCTGCTGGGCGTGGCCTGTCACCAGCCGCCGAAGGAGGGGCCCGACGCTACCGTCGTCGCCTCCGTGAATGGCGAGGTGCTCAGCCGCGCGGACTTCGAGCAGGAGCTGGGGCGCGAGCTGGCCTCCACGGAGGCGCCGCAGCGCACGCCCGAAGAGGTGGAGCCCTTCAAGCGGGCGCTGCTGGACACGTGCATCCACCGGATGCTGCTGCTCCAGGCGGCGAAGACCAACAACATCACCGTCACCGACGACGAGGTGGACCGGGGCGTGCTGCGGCTGTCCGGCGACTACCCGGCGGGCAACTTCAACGAGGTGCTGGCGCAGGGGCAGCTCTCCATGGCCGAGCTGCGCGCGCGGGAGGCGAGCCGGCTGACGATTGAGAAGCTGTTCGCCAACCACGTGTACTCGCGCGTGGCGGTGACGGAGGAGGAGCTCCGCGCGTACTACGCCGCCAACGAGACGGACTTCAACGAGCCGGAGCAGGTGCACGCGGCGCAGATGGTGGTGAAGGGGCTGGACGAGGCGCGCAAGCTCCAGGCGCAGCTCAAGGCGGGCAAGAAGTTCGCGGACCTGGCGCGCCGGTATTCCCTCAGCGCGGACGGCAAGGTGGGAGGGGACCTCGGCTTCTTCCCGCGCGGGCAGATGCCACCGGCCTTCGACGAGGTGGTATTCAAGCTCCCCGTGGGGCAGGTTTCGGATGTGGTGTCCACCGAGTACGGGTACCACCTGTTCCGCGTGCTGGAGCGCAAGCCGGCGCGCAAGCGGGAGTTCGGCGAGGTGCGGCAGCTGGTGGAAGCCCGGCTGCTGGAGAAGAAGCGGACGGAGGCCCAGGAGGCGTTCGAGAAGGAGCTGCAGGAGAAGGCGCAGATTCAGGTGAACGAGGCCACCCTGCAGGCCATCCGCGGAAAGCCGGCGGCGCAAGCGGCGGCGAAGTGA
- a CDS encoding peptidylprolyl isomerase gives MKKLVALMAAAALFSGGTAARAEMVDKVAAVVNRDIIALSEVQQRVAPELSRINNPDPKKRAEQRAELMKTALDTLIGEKLMEGEIAQLGITATEAEVDELVNDVRQQNNITEPAQFEQLLAGEGLTMASYREMLRKRILRDRLLRVKVGPKVKVTEEDLKAAYAQYARMETEDSEVHARHILVQVDPKATPEQVEAARKRAEAIAVEARRPGMDFAALARARSEGPSASDGGDLGWFKRGVMVPAFEKVAFTLKEGEVSEPVRTNFGWHVLKVEEKRAVAATSYDEMRPKLEAKLYQEKTEKFLEQYVAELRSKASVEVKM, from the coding sequence ATGAAGAAGCTGGTGGCACTCATGGCGGCGGCGGCGCTGTTCAGCGGCGGCACGGCGGCGCGCGCGGAGATGGTGGACAAGGTGGCCGCGGTGGTGAACCGCGACATCATCGCGCTGTCCGAGGTGCAGCAGCGCGTGGCCCCGGAGCTGTCGCGCATCAACAACCCGGACCCCAAGAAGCGCGCCGAGCAGCGGGCCGAGCTGATGAAGACGGCCCTGGACACGCTCATCGGCGAGAAGCTGATGGAGGGGGAGATTGCCCAGCTCGGCATCACCGCCACCGAGGCCGAGGTGGACGAGCTCGTCAACGACGTGCGCCAGCAGAACAACATCACCGAGCCGGCGCAGTTCGAGCAGCTCCTCGCGGGCGAGGGCCTCACCATGGCCTCCTACCGGGAGATGCTGCGCAAGCGCATCCTCCGGGACCGCCTGCTGCGCGTGAAGGTGGGCCCCAAGGTGAAGGTGACCGAGGAGGACCTGAAGGCCGCCTATGCGCAGTACGCGCGCATGGAGACCGAGGACTCGGAGGTGCACGCGCGCCACATCCTGGTGCAGGTGGACCCCAAGGCCACGCCGGAGCAGGTGGAGGCCGCGCGCAAGAGGGCCGAGGCCATTGCCGTCGAGGCGCGGCGTCCGGGCATGGACTTCGCCGCCCTGGCGCGTGCTCGCAGCGAGGGGCCCAGCGCGTCGGACGGTGGAGACCTCGGCTGGTTCAAGCGCGGCGTCATGGTGCCCGCCTTCGAGAAGGTGGCCTTCACCCTCAAGGAGGGCGAGGTCAGCGAGCCGGTGCGCACCAACTTCGGCTGGCACGTGCTGAAGGTGGAGGAGAAGCGCGCGGTAGCGGCCACGTCCTACGACGAGATGCGCCCGAAGCTGGAGGCCAAGCTGTACCAGGAGAAGACGGAGAAGTTCCTGGAGCAGTACGTGGCCGAGCTGCGCTCGAAGGCCAGCGTCGAAGTGAAGATGTAA
- the pdxA gene encoding 4-hydroxythreonine-4-phosphate dehydrogenase PdxA encodes MSLPLVGISLGDVSGIGPEVTASALALPPLRKALVPVVFGDGPTLERFPVFRRYARVAPEALGRVEGPTVVEVTRLAQKDREPGRPSRAGGRAQYAYVMAAIEAMRAGHVDALCTAPVSKETISRAGIPFMGHTEVLAEAFGVDVLMMMDGPRVRIALATNHVPVSTLPKLLTVEGLTAQLKLLSRSLEPVVGRRPRIAVLGLNPHAGEGGLLGREEVEVIGPAIRRARAAKVDADGPIASDGLFARPDEIAGKYDAVLAMYHDQGLIPAKALDFERTVNVTLGLPVPRTSPDHGTAYGIAGKGEASCVPMVEALLKAARLASAGARGARRGPRRPSRGR; translated from the coding sequence GTGAGTCTTCCACTCGTCGGCATCTCCCTGGGTGATGTGTCGGGCATCGGGCCGGAGGTGACGGCCTCGGCCCTGGCGCTCCCCCCGCTGCGCAAGGCGCTCGTCCCCGTCGTCTTCGGGGACGGGCCCACCCTGGAGCGCTTCCCCGTCTTCCGCCGCTACGCGCGCGTGGCCCCCGAGGCCCTGGGCCGCGTGGAGGGGCCCACCGTGGTGGAGGTGACGCGGCTCGCCCAGAAGGACCGCGAGCCGGGCCGGCCCTCCAGGGCGGGAGGCCGCGCGCAATACGCGTACGTCATGGCTGCGATTGAGGCCATGCGCGCGGGACATGTGGACGCGCTGTGCACGGCGCCGGTGTCGAAGGAGACGATTTCGCGCGCGGGCATACCCTTCATGGGGCACACCGAGGTGCTGGCCGAGGCCTTCGGCGTGGACGTGCTCATGATGATGGATGGGCCTCGTGTGCGGATTGCGCTGGCCACCAACCACGTGCCCGTATCGACGCTGCCGAAGCTGCTCACCGTGGAGGGCCTCACCGCGCAGCTCAAGCTGCTGTCGCGCAGCCTGGAGCCGGTGGTGGGCCGGCGTCCTCGCATCGCGGTGCTGGGGCTCAATCCCCACGCGGGCGAGGGTGGCCTGCTGGGACGCGAGGAGGTGGAGGTGATTGGCCCCGCCATCCGCCGGGCCCGCGCGGCGAAGGTGGACGCGGACGGGCCCATTGCCTCGGATGGATTGTTTGCCCGGCCGGATGAGATTGCCGGGAAGTACGACGCGGTGCTGGCCATGTATCACGACCAGGGGCTCATCCCGGCGAAGGCGCTCGACTTCGAGCGCACGGTGAATGTGACGCTGGGGCTGCCGGTGCCTCGCACGTCGCCGGACCATGGCACCGCGTATGGGATTGCGGGCAAGGGCGAGGCGAGCTGCGTGCCCATGGTGGAGGCGCTGCTCAAGGCCGCGCGGTTGGCTTCGGCAGGCGCGCGAGGTGCTCGACGAGGTCCTCGCCGTCCTTCTCGGGGTCGATGA
- a CDS encoding (2Fe-2S) ferredoxin domain-containing protein encodes MSHGAEEQEPLELHVCHRCLVRLDASAGGVDLPRRLKDTLAERGLSGSTLVIPAGCFGYCPQGRVSVLVSPSNGRGAHVQLIDPEKDGEDLVEHLARLPKPTARP; translated from the coding sequence ATGTCCCACGGAGCCGAGGAACAGGAGCCCCTGGAGCTCCACGTCTGCCACCGCTGCCTGGTGCGCCTGGACGCGAGCGCCGGGGGCGTGGACCTGCCGCGCCGGCTCAAGGACACGCTCGCCGAGAGAGGCCTGTCCGGAAGCACCCTCGTGATTCCGGCGGGCTGCTTCGGCTACTGCCCCCAGGGCCGCGTCAGCGTGCTCGTCAGCCCCAGCAATGGCAGGGGCGCGCACGTGCAGCTCATCGACCCCGAGAAGGACGGCGAGGACCTCGTCGAGCACCTCGCGCGCCTGCCGAAGCCAACCGCGCGGCCTTGA